Proteins encoded within one genomic window of Dyadobacter chenhuakuii:
- a CDS encoding M61 family metallopeptidase, which translates to MKKLIYLFSLTCFAGNAFAQKISYDISFPNLIHHEASIAVTVTDAPQKELTFRMSRSSPGRYATHEYGKNVYDVKAMDKAGRDMAIQRVDGDVYKVSGLNGFVKVQYTLYANHADGTYAGLDQNSIHLNAPATFLWVKELQNAPIEVKFNLPKEGKWTIATQLKPAAQPNTFDAADLQYLMDSPIKIGKLIMKEWTLNNPDKKPVKFRLALEITGSDSLSDSFAAKIKRITQESQMIFGEFPAFDFGQYTFLASINPYVRGDGMEHRNSTMISIPTAFTGANNLLGVFSHEFFHAWNVERIRPKSLEPFNFEKSNMSFELWFAEGFTQYYGDLILARAGFDSPEEYCQTLSFLVNTKENTAGAKRISPVQASNNAVFVDAGVSIDKTNYPNIYTSYYPYGASIALALDLQLRARGLTLDGYMQAVWQKLGKPEIAYQVSDLADVLVAYSKDKTFAEGFFAKYINGHESFDYAPLLQMAGLTLKRQFAGKAWMGDVRYKEGTELTILSNTIIDSPLYKAGLDIDDQILKVDGKTVTTQAELNVILNAHKPGEEIGIEYRHREDVKLGMITFMENPKWVVELNETAGMPVTEEMKKFRKDWLGTKIK; encoded by the coding sequence ATGAAAAAACTCATTTACCTGTTTTCGCTCACATGCTTTGCGGGCAACGCTTTTGCGCAAAAGATTAGTTATGACATTTCTTTCCCCAATCTCATCCACCACGAAGCCAGCATTGCCGTAACGGTCACCGATGCTCCTCAGAAAGAACTGACATTCCGCATGAGCCGCTCATCGCCCGGCCGCTATGCCACACACGAGTACGGAAAGAATGTGTACGACGTAAAAGCAATGGATAAAGCAGGCCGCGACATGGCAATCCAACGCGTCGACGGTGATGTTTATAAAGTTTCAGGATTGAATGGTTTTGTAAAAGTACAATACACGCTTTACGCCAATCATGCCGACGGGACTTACGCCGGTTTGGACCAGAACAGCATTCACTTGAATGCACCCGCCACTTTTCTATGGGTAAAGGAATTGCAGAATGCACCGATTGAAGTAAAATTCAATTTGCCCAAAGAAGGAAAATGGACCATTGCCACACAGCTCAAACCTGCCGCCCAACCAAACACATTCGACGCAGCCGATCTGCAATATTTGATGGATTCTCCGATCAAGATCGGGAAGCTGATCATGAAGGAGTGGACATTGAATAATCCGGATAAGAAGCCCGTAAAATTCAGACTTGCGCTAGAAATTACCGGAAGTGATTCACTGTCAGACAGTTTTGCAGCGAAAATCAAACGCATCACACAAGAAAGCCAGATGATATTTGGCGAATTTCCGGCTTTCGATTTCGGCCAGTATACATTTCTTGCCAGCATTAATCCCTATGTGCGGGGTGACGGCATGGAGCACCGCAATAGCACGATGATCTCGATTCCCACTGCTTTCACGGGGGCAAATAATTTGCTGGGCGTATTTTCTCACGAGTTCTTTCATGCCTGGAATGTCGAACGCATCCGCCCGAAATCGCTCGAACCATTCAATTTTGAGAAAAGCAACATGAGTTTCGAGCTTTGGTTTGCCGAAGGTTTTACGCAATATTATGGCGACCTTATTCTGGCACGTGCCGGCTTTGATTCACCTGAGGAGTATTGCCAAACATTGAGTTTTTTGGTCAATACCAAAGAAAATACAGCTGGTGCGAAGCGCATTTCACCCGTTCAGGCTAGTAACAATGCGGTTTTTGTGGATGCTGGTGTCTCTATTGACAAGACAAATTATCCCAACATTTACACTTCCTACTATCCTTACGGCGCATCTATCGCATTAGCGCTTGATCTGCAACTGCGTGCGCGGGGGCTCACTTTGGACGGATATATGCAAGCCGTTTGGCAAAAGCTGGGAAAACCGGAAATAGCCTATCAGGTGAGTGACCTGGCGGATGTGCTTGTGGCTTACAGCAAGGACAAAACGTTTGCAGAAGGTTTTTTTGCAAAATATATCAATGGCCACGAATCCTTCGACTATGCGCCATTGCTTCAAATGGCTGGCTTGACTTTGAAAAGACAGTTTGCTGGCAAAGCATGGATGGGAGATGTGCGGTATAAGGAAGGAACGGAGCTTACTATTTTATCCAACACGATCATTGATTCACCCCTTTACAAGGCAGGCCTGGACATTGACGACCAGATATTAAAAGTGGATGGAAAAACTGTGACAACGCAAGCTGAGTTAAATGTCATCCTTAATGCGCACAAGCCGGGAGAGGAAATTGGCATTGAATACCGTCACCGTGAGGATGTCAAACTTGGCATGATCACATTCATGGAGAACCCGAAATGGGTGGTAGAACTAAATGAAACGGCCGGCATGCCAGTGACAGAAGAAATGAAAAAATTCCGCAAAGACTGGCTTGGAACCAAGATCAAATAA
- a CDS encoding CotH kinase family protein, whose amino-acid sequence MKNLFYLTLLWVVSLGAHAQIPADNYRFYVDEGRKMIVCNQVPTASQITGSPIQMQFAAKVFTFSGSVTSLTHGVKYLVTNGGQQYSLYFTQLPLVNLDVPDPSQINLEEEIPGGISIAEAANSPLISNMAIRIRGNSSSFFPKKNYRVQFKDAQGKNKDESILGLRSDKRWLFFGMWNEELRSTNNVSHSLWIDMHKLYYAASEPSAVSSIRTRYVEVFMNKSYKGVYMIGEDMDRKQLQLKKNDGDVIRGELFKADDWSLSAAWEGIGVARPSPGAEEWQSWELEYPDYSDWNNHQNLLKGVIESSDDEFRANIWTLFKQENVIDYFIFLNLLSVEDNMEKNYFIGRYDKGQPWFFIPWDLDGAWGYFPDGVRSNKTQGDRQNGLFKKLFRTNPDGFKNKLATRYFELRQNILAEANLKNRFQANYNLLNSNLIYERDAAVSQDNYGGANRSGGLAYVNNYITQRLSWLDAYFCPMKDGGCNGQPTCAFDVTANASNTSPACSANVSLSANCTGQDCSGVTYTWTGNGINQTGSSINITAPGANGSYVYTVKASKSGCADKTATVTLNISNCNPPVGNDPFSACLEAENQSGNGPITGDPNASNGSTRGDKDNYNHYVDYAINGVKATGAHQVKVRYYANASAQASFSVNGNVVIPSASFPPTYSWNIVWREETFNVTLNQGNNTLRIQGLPGASIRQDKICVTGPGGQNPQQPTCAFDITANASNTNPACSANVTLSSGCTGADCSGVTYTWTGNGINQTGSSINIAAPGANGSYVYTVKASKNGCADKTATVTLNITNCAPPVGGDPFSACLEAENQSGNGSITGDPNASNGSTRGDKDNYNHYVDYAVNGVKATGSHQVKVRYYANAAAQASISVNGSVVLSSASFPPTYSWNIVWREETFNVTLNQGNNTLRIQGLPGASIRQDKICVTGPGGQNPQQPTCAFDLTANASNTNPACSANVTLSSGCTGADCSGVTYSWTGNGINQTGSSINIAAPGANGSYTYTVKASKNGCADKTATVTLNISNCTPPVGGDFALCLESELQAGNGAISGDPNASGGSTRGLKENSNHYVDYAVNGVPSAGTYQLKLRYSASSNPNISISVNNATAIAAANLPATYSWNIVFREEVFNVTLAAGNNTVRIQGLNGPSIRQDKACFTSSGQTNARLGAPETMFNPGGADERLNVFPNPAPGEFNAKFNLSSPDGATITVTDIRGRVWHTAKVIGTGKQEAKIKLPDAPAGVYLLQIKNGETTETKKLVITH is encoded by the coding sequence ATGAAAAACCTCTTTTACTTAACCTTATTATGGGTTGTCTCACTAGGTGCGCACGCCCAAATTCCCGCGGACAATTACAGGTTTTATGTAGACGAGGGGCGCAAAATGATTGTCTGTAACCAGGTTCCAACCGCGTCCCAGATAACAGGCTCTCCTATTCAAATGCAGTTCGCGGCGAAGGTCTTTACATTTTCCGGAAGTGTCACTAGCCTAACACATGGAGTGAAATACCTGGTGACAAACGGCGGACAGCAATATAGTTTATACTTCACGCAGCTCCCATTGGTGAACCTGGACGTGCCGGATCCCTCTCAGATCAACTTGGAAGAAGAGATTCCTGGCGGCATATCGATTGCGGAAGCCGCAAATTCTCCGCTCATTTCCAATATGGCGATCCGGATCCGTGGTAACAGCTCGTCATTTTTCCCGAAAAAGAATTACCGTGTCCAGTTCAAAGATGCACAGGGAAAGAACAAAGATGAATCCATTCTAGGGTTGAGAAGCGATAAGCGCTGGCTGTTTTTTGGCATGTGGAATGAGGAATTGCGCTCTACAAACAATGTTTCGCACAGCCTTTGGATTGATATGCACAAGCTGTATTACGCTGCTTCCGAGCCGTCAGCAGTGTCTTCAATCCGCACCAGATATGTGGAGGTTTTTATGAATAAATCCTACAAAGGTGTATATATGATCGGTGAGGATATGGACCGCAAGCAACTGCAATTGAAGAAGAATGATGGCGATGTGATCAGAGGCGAGTTGTTCAAAGCGGATGACTGGTCGCTTTCCGCCGCATGGGAAGGAATCGGAGTGGCCAGGCCTTCGCCCGGCGCGGAAGAATGGCAGAGCTGGGAATTGGAATATCCCGATTACAGCGACTGGAACAATCATCAGAATTTGTTGAAAGGCGTTATTGAATCATCAGACGATGAGTTCCGTGCTAACATCTGGACGCTTTTCAAGCAGGAAAATGTTATTGACTATTTCATTTTCCTAAACCTGTTGTCAGTGGAGGATAACATGGAAAAGAATTATTTTATCGGTCGCTACGACAAGGGACAGCCCTGGTTTTTTATTCCCTGGGATCTCGACGGGGCCTGGGGCTACTTTCCGGATGGGGTAAGAAGTAATAAAACGCAGGGTGACAGGCAAAACGGACTATTCAAAAAGCTCTTTCGTACCAATCCTGATGGCTTCAAAAACAAACTCGCCACCCGATATTTCGAGCTCAGGCAAAATATTCTCGCAGAAGCCAATCTTAAGAACCGTTTTCAGGCAAATTATAATTTGCTCAATTCGAATCTGATTTACGAACGCGACGCAGCCGTTTCACAAGACAATTACGGCGGCGCCAATCGTTCGGGAGGTTTGGCATACGTCAACAATTACATTACGCAAAGGCTCAGCTGGTTGGATGCTTATTTCTGCCCTATGAAAGATGGAGGCTGCAATGGTCAACCAACCTGCGCATTTGACGTCACAGCGAATGCTTCCAACACCAGTCCGGCTTGCTCTGCAAATGTATCATTATCAGCCAATTGCACAGGCCAAGATTGTTCCGGCGTAACGTACACCTGGACAGGAAATGGCATTAACCAAACGGGAAGCTCGATTAACATTACGGCTCCGGGCGCAAACGGGTCCTATGTTTACACTGTAAAAGCATCTAAAAGCGGCTGTGCGGACAAAACGGCGACAGTGACTTTGAACATTAGCAATTGCAACCCGCCAGTGGGCAACGATCCATTCAGTGCATGCCTGGAAGCAGAGAACCAAAGTGGAAATGGCCCTATAACCGGCGATCCGAATGCTTCAAATGGCAGCACGCGGGGTGATAAAGATAATTACAATCATTACGTGGACTACGCTATCAATGGTGTCAAAGCAACCGGGGCGCATCAGGTGAAAGTTCGTTATTATGCCAACGCATCAGCGCAGGCAAGTTTTTCTGTGAATGGAAATGTGGTTATACCATCGGCCAGTTTTCCTCCCACTTATTCCTGGAACATTGTCTGGCGCGAGGAAACATTCAATGTAACATTGAATCAGGGCAATAATACGCTCAGGATTCAGGGCTTGCCGGGAGCCAGTATTCGGCAGGATAAAATATGCGTGACCGGCCCGGGCGGACAAAACCCGCAACAACCGACTTGTGCATTTGACATTACTGCAAACGCTTCCAACACAAATCCTGCCTGCTCTGCCAATGTTACATTATCATCCGGTTGCACGGGTGCAGATTGCTCGGGCGTAACGTACACCTGGACAGGAAATGGCATTAACCAAACAGGAAGCTCGATCAACATTGCGGCCCCTGGCGCAAACGGTTCGTACGTTTACACCGTAAAAGCATCAAAAAATGGCTGTGCGGACAAGACCGCAACGGTAACATTGAACATTACCAATTGCGCCCCGCCGGTCGGTGGTGATCCATTCAGCGCATGTCTGGAAGCGGAAAACCAAAGTGGAAATGGGTCGATTACCGGCGACCCCAATGCCTCAAATGGCAGCACGCGGGGTGATAAGGATAACTACAATCATTACGTGGATTACGCCGTCAACGGGGTGAAAGCGACCGGTTCGCATCAGGTAAAAGTGCGCTATTATGCCAATGCTGCTGCTCAGGCGAGCATTTCAGTGAATGGCAGTGTGGTTTTATCTTCGGCCAGTTTCCCTCCTACCTATTCGTGGAACATTGTCTGGCGTGAGGAAACATTTAATGTAACATTGAATCAGGGCAATAATACGCTCAGGATCCAGGGACTGCCGGGAGCCAGCATTCGGCAGGACAAAATATGCGTGACCGGCCCGGGCGGACAAAACCCGCAACAACCGACTTGCGCATTTGACCTCACGGCAAACGCTTCCAACACAAATCCAGCCTGCTCTGCCAATGTTACATTATCATCCGGTTGCACGGGCGCAGATTGCTCCGGCGTGACTTACTCCTGGACAGGAAATGGCATCAACCAAACCGGAAGCTCGATCAACATTGCGGCGCCGGGCGCAAATGGTTCCTATACTTACACCGTGAAAGCATCGAAAAACGGCTGCGCAGATAAAACGGCAACGGTAACTTTGAACATTAGCAACTGCACGCCTCCGGTCGGCGGTGACTTTGCATTGTGCCTGGAATCGGAGTTACAGGCCGGTAACGGCGCGATTTCCGGCGATCCCAATGCTTCCGGCGGCAGCACACGGGGATTGAAGGAGAACTCCAACCATTATGTGGATTATGCAGTGAATGGCGTGCCGAGTGCCGGGACGTACCAACTGAAATTGCGCTATTCTGCGAGTTCAAATCCTAACATTTCAATTTCGGTAAACAATGCTACGGCAATTGCAGCGGCTAATCTGCCTGCGACCTATTCCTGGAACATTGTATTTCGTGAGGAGGTGTTCAATGTGACGCTTGCTGCAGGCAATAACACAGTGCGTATCCAAGGATTAAATGGCCCGAGTATCAGACAGGATAAGGCATGCTTCACCAGCAGCGGGCAGACCAATGCAAGGTTGGGCGCGCCGGAAACCATGTTCAATCCGGGCGGAGCTGACGAACGCCTGAATGTGTTCCCTAATCCGGCACCCGGAGAGTTTAATGCTAAATTCAACCTTTCCAGCCCGGATGGAGCAACCATTACCGTTACTGACATTCGCGGTCGCGTTTGGCATACTGCGAAAGTAATAGGAACTGGTAAGCAGGAAGCAAAAATTAAGTTGCCTGATGCGCCTGCGGGGGTTTATTTGCTTCAAATTAAAAATGGAGAAACAACGGAAACGAAAAAGTTGGTGATCACGCATTGA
- a CDS encoding TIGR03915 family putative DNA repair protein, which produces MEIFVFDGTLEGLLTAVFECYQKKSEAVKLVSQTHYVPDVFKEAFAVISEDAKAKRVWKGLAKKLDSNWMKSIYRAFLSEQPATFQDLFEFIRYIIDSPPGAEANFGNKYVLEISKMSHKVHREKHRMEAFIRFQKTADHIFYAHIEPDFNVLPLLIDHFKNRYADQKWIIYDLKRKYGLFYDLEKVEEITFDFTAEMSPALNALPVNVLDSQEELYALLWKDYFRSVNIPARKNMKLHIRHVPKRYWKYLSEKQG; this is translated from the coding sequence ATGGAAATATTTGTGTTTGACGGGACGTTGGAGGGTTTGCTAACGGCAGTTTTTGAATGTTATCAGAAAAAATCTGAGGCCGTAAAGCTTGTCAGTCAAACGCATTACGTGCCTGATGTTTTCAAGGAAGCATTCGCTGTCATTAGTGAAGATGCGAAAGCAAAACGGGTGTGGAAGGGTTTGGCCAAAAAGCTGGATAGCAACTGGATGAAATCTATCTATAGAGCATTCCTTTCCGAGCAGCCCGCAACATTTCAGGATCTGTTTGAATTTATTCGTTACATTATCGACAGTCCGCCGGGCGCCGAGGCTAATTTCGGAAACAAATATGTTTTAGAAATCTCGAAGATGAGCCATAAAGTTCATCGGGAAAAGCATCGGATGGAAGCTTTTATTCGCTTTCAAAAAACGGCCGACCATATCTTCTACGCCCACATTGAACCCGATTTCAATGTGCTGCCCTTACTCATAGATCATTTCAAAAACCGCTACGCCGACCAGAAGTGGATCATCTACGATTTGAAACGGAAATACGGATTATTCTACGATCTCGAAAAAGTGGAAGAGATCACTTTTGATTTCACAGCGGAAATGTCTCCGGCCCTCAATGCGCTTCCAGTTAATGTGCTTGATTCGCAAGAAGAATTATATGCGCTGCTTTGGAAAGATTATTTCCGCAGTGTCAACATTCCCGCGCGGAAAAACATGAAACTGCACATCCGCCACGTGCCGAAGCGTTACTGGAAATATCTTTCAGAGAAACAAGGATGA
- a CDS encoding 3-keto-disaccharide hydrolase, whose product MKQILLPFCILFFLSVSHQSQSQTKTLFNGKDLKGWHIDVPDMDKNPALKTPFLVRNGLLVSLGTPGGHLITDDQYENFRFTFQYRFAGKPGNCGALVFVSTPRALYEMFPKSIEVQLMNQNAGDFWCIQEDITVPDMEKRRGPKEKWGVNGDKLRRVPNLTDGTEKPLGEWNSMTIECVKNSIKVWLNGVMVNYGYNATAQKGQIALQSEGSEVEFKEVKVASIKSFSK is encoded by the coding sequence ATGAAACAAATACTTTTGCCCTTCTGCATCCTTTTCTTTCTTAGCGTTTCCCACCAATCACAGAGCCAGACAAAAACACTTTTCAACGGCAAGGACTTAAAAGGCTGGCACATTGACGTGCCCGATATGGATAAAAATCCTGCGCTGAAAACACCGTTCCTTGTGCGTAATGGTCTGTTGGTAAGCCTTGGAACGCCGGGAGGACATTTGATTACGGATGATCAGTATGAGAATTTTCGTTTCACATTTCAATATCGCTTTGCTGGTAAGCCGGGCAATTGCGGCGCGCTTGTTTTCGTTTCTACGCCCAGGGCGCTTTATGAAATGTTTCCAAAATCCATCGAGGTGCAGCTGATGAATCAGAATGCCGGTGATTTCTGGTGTATTCAGGAAGATATTACGGTGCCTGATATGGAGAAAAGGCGGGGCCCCAAAGAAAAATGGGGCGTCAACGGCGATAAACTAAGAAGAGTCCCCAACCTGACGGACGGCACGGAAAAGCCGCTGGGTGAATGGAACTCCATGACGATCGAATGTGTAAAAAATTCGATCAAGGTGTGGCTGAATGGCGTGATGGTTAACTACGGTTATAATGCGACTGCACAGAAAGGACAGATTGCTTTGCAGTCGGAAGGATCGGAAGTTGAGTTTAAGGAAGTGAAAGTTGCATCTATTAAATCGTTCTCGAAATAA
- a CDS encoding thioredoxin family protein — MNFGRTEIFLHIFFFTVCSIAYAQPQEPKVTRYNGKVSQQIVMTRDSPIYDHASGKRISYAVYDEMLRKNPGVYRTQPIFDKFGKASSFEIVKKSQLLIQDNGSVMQNSDLMPEIGEPLPPFVMQGLDGREYNSEKLKGKYVLLGFWVKFEKPLYTFASTKVISDFINENKKKGIDIVSLGTTLNTEEECLDAIPKRNCGFIPVPESYGFNQRYKISETPFFILLDKKGNIKAMAPHTEFSSISDLVLR; from the coding sequence ATGAATTTCGGTCGTACTGAGATTTTTTTACACATTTTTTTCTTCACTGTCTGCTCCATCGCTTATGCTCAGCCGCAGGAGCCAAAGGTTACCCGTTACAACGGGAAAGTGAGCCAGCAGATCGTTATGACCAGGGATTCTCCGATCTACGATCACGCCTCCGGCAAGCGGATCAGCTATGCTGTGTATGACGAAATGCTGCGAAAAAATCCGGGCGTTTACCGGACGCAGCCGATATTCGATAAATTCGGGAAAGCATCGTCTTTTGAAATAGTAAAAAAGAGCCAGTTACTGATCCAGGACAATGGATCGGTCATGCAAAATTCGGATCTGATGCCCGAGATAGGGGAGCCTCTGCCGCCGTTTGTTATGCAGGGCCTGGACGGGAGGGAATATAATTCGGAGAAACTGAAAGGAAAATATGTGCTGCTCGGATTTTGGGTCAAATTTGAAAAGCCTCTTTATACGTTCGCCAGCACCAAAGTGATCTCTGATTTTATTAATGAGAACAAGAAGAAAGGGATTGACATCGTGTCACTTGGGACTACATTGAACACGGAAGAGGAATGTTTGGATGCGATCCCGAAACGGAACTGTGGTTTCATTCCCGTTCCGGAATCGTATGGTTTTAATCAGCGTTACAAAATCAGTGAGACGCCTTTTTTCATTTTATTAGACAAAAAAGGAAACATTAAAGCGATGGCTCCGCATACGGAGTTTTCCTCGATCAGCGATTTAGTACTCAGATGA
- a CDS encoding putative DNA modification/repair radical SAM protein, with product MFERIREKLEILADAAKYDVSCSSSGSNRKNENKGLGDAEGTGICHTYTEDGRCVSLLKILLTNHCIYDCAFCVSRRSNDIKRAAFTVDEVVELTMNFYRRNYIEGLFLSSGIFKNADYTMERLVRIVKKLRNEQRFNGYIHLKTIPGASEELLKEAGMYADRMSINLEMPTESGLKLLAPEKSHEDVKKPLNYIQQTITQFSSEKGLIKAVPKFVPAGQSTQMVIGATPESDKEIMHTANTFYKNFSLKRVYYSGYIPISQDARLPVIGSQPPLIRENRLYQTDWLMRFYGFDVKEILNDAHPNLDVDIDPKLSWALRHLEDFPVDVNTADYKMIMRVPGIGVASALKIVQARKFGRLHQDQLKKIGISFNKAKHFIRYADSPLQLRDYEAGHIKAVILSESSSKYTKVPKNQLSIF from the coding sequence ATGTTCGAGAGGATTCGTGAGAAGTTGGAAATTTTGGCGGATGCAGCTAAGTATGACGTATCTTGTTCATCCAGTGGCAGTAATAGAAAGAATGAAAATAAGGGACTAGGCGATGCGGAAGGAACGGGAATTTGTCACACCTACACTGAAGATGGGCGCTGCGTATCGCTGCTCAAAATCCTTCTCACCAATCACTGCATTTACGATTGCGCATTCTGCGTTTCAAGGCGCAGCAATGATATCAAACGAGCGGCATTTACGGTGGATGAAGTGGTGGAGCTGACGATGAATTTTTATCGCCGCAACTATATTGAAGGCCTTTTCCTGAGCTCCGGTATTTTCAAAAATGCCGATTATACCATGGAGAGGCTGGTAAGGATTGTAAAAAAGCTGCGGAACGAGCAGCGTTTCAATGGCTACATTCACCTGAAAACCATTCCCGGAGCAAGTGAAGAGTTATTGAAAGAGGCGGGCATGTATGCCGACAGGATGAGCATTAACCTGGAAATGCCCACCGAATCGGGATTGAAATTGCTGGCTCCGGAAAAATCGCATGAAGATGTGAAAAAGCCGCTGAATTACATTCAACAGACTATTACGCAATTTTCGAGCGAAAAAGGCCTTATTAAGGCTGTTCCCAAGTTTGTGCCGGCCGGTCAGAGCACGCAAATGGTGATTGGCGCAACGCCGGAATCCGACAAGGAGATTATGCATACGGCGAATACATTCTATAAAAATTTCTCGCTGAAAAGAGTCTATTATTCAGGCTATATCCCCATCAGCCAGGATGCCCGATTGCCTGTTATAGGATCGCAGCCGCCGCTGATCAGGGAAAACCGGTTATATCAGACAGACTGGCTGATGCGCTTTTATGGATTCGATGTCAAGGAAATCTTAAATGATGCCCATCCCAATCTCGATGTGGACATTGATCCAAAACTGAGCTGGGCATTAAGGCACCTCGAAGATTTCCCCGTTGACGTCAATACGGCCGATTATAAGATGATCATGCGTGTGCCGGGCATCGGCGTGGCTTCTGCTTTGAAAATTGTTCAGGCCAGAAAATTCGGCAGACTTCACCAGGACCAGCTTAAAAAGATCGGGATCTCATTCAATAAAGCCAAACATTTTATCCGCTATGCCGATAGTCCGCTGCAACTGCGGGACTATGAAGCAGGGCACATTAAGGCGGTGATCTTGTCGGAAAGTAGCAGTAAATACACGAAAGTCCCCAAGAACCAGCTTTCTATTTTCTGA
- a CDS encoding DUF2059 domain-containing protein: MRKSWYTLLLVLSCVTFSNAQGNAEYKAKLKQMFEASGSEKSYKVAIEQMFTMFKQQKTTVPDSIWKQFEGEFLKTSLDDLVEMLEPVYVKSLTQDDLQQLIAFYETPVGKKYASKTPIIMQESMQVGQQWGRKIAMEFQEKLKAKGY, translated from the coding sequence ATGAGAAAATCCTGGTACACCCTGTTACTTGTTTTAAGCTGTGTTACATTCTCAAATGCGCAAGGGAATGCTGAGTATAAGGCCAAATTGAAGCAAATGTTTGAAGCCTCTGGCTCAGAAAAATCCTACAAAGTTGCGATTGAGCAAATGTTCACAATGTTTAAACAGCAAAAAACCACCGTTCCGGACAGCATATGGAAGCAATTTGAAGGCGAATTCTTAAAAACATCACTGGATGATCTGGTGGAAATGCTGGAACCGGTCTACGTTAAAAGCCTGACGCAGGATGATTTACAGCAACTCATTGCCTTTTATGAGACGCCTGTTGGTAAGAAATACGCTTCCAAAACGCCCATTATCATGCAGGAATCCATGCAAGTCGGGCAGCAGTGGGGACGGAAAATTGCTATGGAATTTCAGGAAAAGCTGAAAGCCAAAGGTTACTGA
- the lspA gene encoding signal peptidase II — protein MFDIKSDRLIRNIAIFLILISNFGCDQISKNVVRKNVGFYQTISVVEDIVTITYVENTGAFLSIGAGLPHTMKVILLSVIPLIVLFFGVAYILLKRNLTLMSALALSFAIGGGIGNIYDRLMHGSVTDFLHINLGFFQTGIFNMADVSIMMGMFIFFMQSYTRQKARILR, from the coding sequence ATGTTTGATATAAAATCGGACCGGCTGATCAGGAATATAGCTATTTTTTTAATCCTTATCTCCAACTTCGGCTGCGACCAGATTTCAAAGAATGTCGTGCGTAAAAATGTCGGTTTTTATCAAACGATAAGCGTTGTGGAAGACATTGTGACGATCACCTACGTCGAAAACACCGGTGCTTTCCTAAGCATTGGCGCGGGGCTTCCGCACACGATGAAGGTCATCTTACTCTCGGTTATTCCGCTAATCGTGCTCTTTTTTGGCGTTGCCTACATATTGTTGAAAAGAAACCTCACGCTTATGAGCGCGCTGGCGCTGAGCTTTGCCATTGGCGGCGGCATAGGAAATATTTATGACAGGCTCATGCACGGTTCGGTAACCGATTTTCTGCACATTAACCTTGGCTTCTTCCAAACCGGCATTTTTAACATGGCCGACGTGTCGATCATGATGGGCATGTTCATCTTTTTCATGCAATCCTACACCAGGCAAAAAGCCAGGATATTAAGGTAA